In Scatophagus argus isolate fScaArg1 chromosome 7, fScaArg1.pri, whole genome shotgun sequence, a genomic segment contains:
- the fem1b gene encoding protein fem-1 homolog B: MHWGLFRHFNGRRFALEDWTLRAPVAKKAGVLAPYRAHMESLAGYVYKAASEGRVLTLAALLLNHSEAETQYLLSYVTQLAGQRSTPLIIAARNGHDKVVRLLLDHYRVDTEQTGTVRFDGYVINGATALWCAAGAGHFEVVRLLVCHHANVNHTTVTNSTPLRAACFDGRLDIVRYLVEHNADISITNQYNNTCLMIAAYKGHTDVVKFLLEQGADANAKAHCGATALHFAAEAGHLEIVKELVRCQAAMVVNGHGMTPLKVAAESCKADVVELLLAHADCDPRSRIEALELLGASFANDRENYDIQRTYHYLRMAMMARYRDPENIIAKELLPPIEAYGGRSECHTLQDLEAIQVDRDALHMEGLMIRERILGSDNIDVSHPIIYRGAVYADNMEFEQCIKLWLHALRLRQKGNRNTHKDLLRFAQVFSQMIHLKEQVLASAVEQVLSCSVVEIQRSMARVDSADESELPQAMDNYESNVFTFLYLACISTKTTCTDEERARINKHIYDLIQLDPRSHEGSSLLHLAISSSTPVDDFHTNDVCSFPSAQVTKLLLDCGAQVNAVDNEGNTPLHVIVQYNRPISDFLTLHAIIINLVEAGAHTDMTNKQKKTPLDKSTTGVSEILLKTQMKMSLKCLAARAVRQHQITYRNQIPKTLEEFVEFH; this comes from the exons ATGCACTGGGGCCTGTTTCGACATTTTAATGGGAGGCGGTTTGCTTTGGAGGATTGGACATTGCGGGCACCAGTTGCAAAGAAAGCGGGGGTCCTGGCTCCCTATCGGGCTCACATGGAATCTCTGGCCGGCTACGTGTACAAGGCAGCCAGCGAGGGCCGAGTCCTGACCCTGGCCGCGCTGCTGCTCAACCACTCCGAGGCGGAGACCCAGTACCTGCTGAGCTATGTGACCCAGCTCGCCGGGCAGAGGTCCACTCCGCTGATCATCGCAGCCCGGAACGGCCACGACAAGGTGGTCCGACTGCTCCTGGACCACTACAGAGTGGACACGGAACAGACTGGCACGGTTCGCTTTGACGG CTACGTCATCAATGGGGCCACAGCGCTGTGGTGTGCTGCTGGAGCCGGGCACTTCGAGGTGGTGCGCCTGCTGGTGTGTCACCATGCCAATGTTAACCACACCACCGTCACCAACTCCACGCCCCTGCGGGCCGCGTGTTTTGACGGACGTCTGGACATCGTACGCTACCTGGTAGAACACAACGCCGACATAAGCATCACCAACCAGTACAACAACACCTGCCTGATGATCGCCGCCTATAAAGGCCACACAGACGTAGTAAAGTTCCTGCTGGAACAGGGAGCGGACGCCAACGCCAAGGCCCACTGCGGGGCCACCGCCCTGCACTTTGCAGCTGAAGCGGGTCATCTGGAGATTGTGAAAGAGCTGGTGCGTTGTCAGGCAGCTATGGTGGTGAACGGACATGGCATGACGCCGCTGAAAGTGGCTGCAGAGAGCTGCAAAGCAGAtgtggtggagctgctgctggcgCACGCCGACTGTGACCCTCGCAGCCGCATCGAGGCCCTGGAGCTGCTGGGGGCCTCGTTCGCCAACGACCGGGAGAACTACGACATCCAGAGGACGTACCATTACCTGCGCATGGCCATGATGGCGCGCTACCGCGACCCAGAAAACATCATCGCCAAGGAGCTGCTGCCGCCCATTGAGGCCTATGGGGGCCGGTCTGAGTGCCACACACTCCAAGACCTGGAGGCGATCCAAGTGGACCGGGACGCTCTGCACATGGAGGGGCTAATGATCCGGGAGCGAATCCTGGGCTCTGACAATATTGACGTGTCACACCCCATCATCTATCGCGGTGCCGTCTACGCTGACAACATGGAGTTTGAGCAGTGCATCAAACTGTGGCTTCATGCGCTTCGTCTGCGGCAGAAAGGCAACCGGAACACGCACAAGGACCTGCTGCGCTTCGCACAGGTGTTCTCCCAGATGATCCACCTGAAGGAGCAGGTGCTGGCCTCGGCTGTCGAACAGGTGTTGAGCTGCAGCGTGGTGGAGATTCAGCGCAGCATGGCTCGAGTGGACTCGGCGGACGAATCCGAGCTGCCTCAGGCCATGGACAATTACGAGTCAAATGTTTTTACCTTTCTGTACCTCGCCTGCATCTCCACCAAGACCACCTGCACCGACGAGGAGCGTGCCCGCATCAACAAGCACATCTACGACCTGATCCAGCTGGACCCGCGGTCCCATGAAGgctcctctctgctccaccTGGCCATCAGCTCCAGCACGCCGGTCGACGACTTCCACACCAACGACGTCTGCAGCTTCCCGAGCGCCCAGGTCAccaagctgctgctggactgtgGCGCGCAGGTCAACGCCGTCGACAACGAAGGCAACACGCCGCTGCATGTCATCGTCCAGTACAACCGGCCCATCAGCGACTTCCTGACGCTCCACGCCATCATCATCAACCTGGTGGAGGCCGGCGCCCACACGGACATGACCAACAAGCAGAAGAAGACGCCGCTGGACAAGAGCACCACTGGCGTGTCGGAGATCCTCCTGAAGACACAAATGAAGATGAGTCTCAAGTGCCTGGCAGCGCGTGCGGTCCGGCAGCACCAGATCACCTACCGCAACCAGATCCCCAAGACGCTGGAGGAGTTCGTGGAGTTCCACTGA